A region from the Manihot esculenta cultivar AM560-2 chromosome 13, M.esculenta_v8, whole genome shotgun sequence genome encodes:
- the LOC110629094 gene encoding carbonic anhydrase 2 isoform X2, which translates to MAGKFGKCMMLCCSGKVSKEEDMANDSYEEAVAGLSKLLSEKAELGGVAAGKIKQLTAELEAACSHGCNPYDRIKSGFIHFKTEKFEKDPTLYGALAKGQSPKFMVFACSDSRVCPSHILNFQPGEAFMVRNIANMVPPYDKTKYSGAGAAIEYAVLHLKVEHIVVIGHSCCGGIKGLMSIPDDGTTASEFIENWVQIGSTARTIVKKGCSDLSFEEQCLTCEKEAVNVSLGNLLTYPFVREGLLKKTLSVKGAHYDFVKGSFELWDLDFKVTTCVVA; encoded by the exons ATGGCTGGAAAATTTGGAAAATGTATGATGTTGTGTTGTTCTGGAAAAGTCTCG AAGGAAGAAGACATGGCAAACGATTCATACGAGGAAGCCGTTGCAGGACTGTCCAAGCTTCTCAG TGAGAAAGCTGAACTCGGGGGCGTCGCCGCCGGAAAAATCAAGCAGTTGACGGCGGAGTTAGAGGCGGCCTGTTCACATGGCTGTAACCCGTACGACAGGATAAAAAGCGGATTTATCCATTTCAAGACAGAGAAATTTGA GAAGGATCCCACTCTGTACGGTGCCCTAGCCAAAGGCCAAAGCCCCAAG TTTATGGTATTTGCTTGCTCAGATTCTAGAGTTTGCCCTTCTCATATCCTCAATTTCCAACCAGGAGAGGCCTTTATGGTCCGCAACATTGCTAACATGGTCCCACCATATGATAag acAAAGTACTCAGGAGCCGGAGCAGCTATTGAATATGCGGTGCTGCATTTGAAG GTTGAGCATATTGTGGTTATTGGCCACAGCTGCTGTGGTGGGATAAAGGGGCTCATGTCTATCCCAGATGATGGGACCACTGCTAG TGAATTCATAGAAAATTGGGTTCAAATCGGTTCGACCGCAAGGACCATTGTTAAGAAAGGCTGCAGTGACTTAAGTTTTGAAGAGCAATGCCTCACCTGCGAAAAG GAGGCTGTGAATGTATCACTGGGAAATCTGTTGACATATCCATTTGTGAGAGAAGGACTACTGAAGAAAACTCTGAGTGTGAAAGGTGCACACTATGATTTTGTAAAGGGAAGTTTTGAGCTGTGGGATCTTGATTTTAAGGTTACAACTTGTGTAGTTGCATGA
- the LOC110630085 gene encoding uncharacterized protein LOC110630085 has product MQVISSSPVVSLNQSFNSCSATDVAEIASNFQDLSLSLKLNEVTGNELEKFEDDKPLHDEEKGEIEAEEEEEEEFSFVCMNPDGSPISADDIFQNGQIRPVYPLFNTDLLFADGDSEAKNSFTPALLPPFRKPFVEEHDHALSTSSSEADEPEGLFCVWKEKAMEASPNICKKSNSTGFSKLRRFRELVLRSNSDGKDAFVFLNHHNHNDDHKNHPSTVAAAKASTKPRKADKSEKIMEKKRQPEVKGEKASSAHERFYVSNRARKEEHKRKSYLPYRVGFFTNINGLTRNIHPY; this is encoded by the coding sequence ATGCAGGTGATAAGTTCGAGCCCGGTTGTTTCCTTGAATCAATCTTTCAATTCTTGCTCCGCCACTGATGTAGCAGAAATCGCCAGTAATTTTCAGGATCTTAGCTTGAGTTTGAAACTAAATGAAGTCACAGGAAATGAATTAGAGAAATTTGAGGATGATAAACCGCTACATGATGAAGAAAAAGGAGAGATTGAGgcggaggaggaagaggaggaggagtttAGTTTTGTTTGCATGAATCCTGATGGATCGCCTATATCTGCCGACGATATATTCCAAAACGGTCAGATCCGACCAGTTTATCCTTTGTTCAATACAGACCTCCTATTCGCCGACGGTGATTCGGAAGCTAAAAACTCCTTCACGCCAGCTCTCCTGCCTCCATTCAGAAAGCCGTTTGTGGAAGAGCATGACCACGCCTTGTCAACTTCGTCTTCGGAAGCGGACGAACCGGAGGGGCTTTTCTGCGTTTGGAAAGAGAAAGCTATGGAAGCGTCGCCGAACATCTGTAAAAAGAGCAACTCCACTGGATTTTCAAAACTAAGGAGATTTCGAGAATTGGTCCTCCGAAGCAACAGCGACGGAAAGGACGCTTTCGTATTCTTAAATCATCACAACCATAACGATGACCATAAAAATCATCCTTCAACAGTAGCAGCAGCAAAAGCGAGTACAAAACCGAGAAAGGCAGATAAAAGCGAAAAAATCATGGAGAAAAAGCGACAACCAGAGGTAAAGGGTGAAAAAGCTTCATCGGCGCACGAGAGGTTTTACGTGAGCAATCGGGCGAGGAAAGAGGAGCATAAACGGAAATCGTATCTGCCATACCGGGTCGGGTTCTTCACTAATATAAACGGGTTGACCAGAAACATTCATCCCTATTAA
- the LOC110630196 gene encoding uncharacterized protein At4g28440: MAESKSGLRKPTFTKVDQLRPGTSGHTLTVKVVSTKMVLQKGRADGPQMRQMRIAECLVGDETGMIIFTARNDQVDLMKEGATVTLRNAKIDMFKGSMRLAVDKWGRVEVSEPASFSVNEDNNLSLIEYELVNVVEE; this comes from the exons ATGGCTGAATCAAAATCAGGATTGCGAAAGCCTACATTCACCAAGGTTGACCAGCTCCGCCCAGGCACAAGTGGGCATACTCTCACTGTGAAGGTTGTTAGTACAAAGATGGTCTTGCAGAAGGGTCGTGCTGATGGTCCCCAAATGCGCCAGATGCGAATTGCTGAATGTTTGGTAGGAGATGAAACAGGAATGATCATCTTTACAGCTAGAAATGATCAAG TGGACTTGATGAAAGAGGGAGCTACTGTAACCCTTCGCAATGCAAAAATTGACATGTTCAAAGGATCGATGAGACTTGCTGTGGACAAGTGGGGACGCGTTGAAGTATCTGAACCTGCCAGCTTCAGTGTGAATGAGGATAACAATCTATCACTGATTGAATATGAACTTGTTAACGTTGTTGAAGAGTGA
- the LOC110629094 gene encoding carbonic anhydrase 2 isoform X3: MANDSYEEAVAGLSKLLSEKAELGGVAAGKIKQLTAELEAACSHGCNPYDRIKSGFIHFKTEKFEKDPTLYGALAKGQSPKFMVFACSDSRVCPSHILNFQPGEAFMVRNIANMVPPYDKTKYSGAGAAIEYAVLHLKVEHIVVIGHSCCGGIKGLMSIPDDGTTASEFIENWVQIGSTARTIVKKGCSDLSFEEQCLTCEKEAVNVSLGNLLTYPFVREGLLKKTLSVKGAHYDFVKGSFELWDLDFKVTTCVVA; the protein is encoded by the exons ATGGCAAACGATTCATACGAGGAAGCCGTTGCAGGACTGTCCAAGCTTCTCAG TGAGAAAGCTGAACTCGGGGGCGTCGCCGCCGGAAAAATCAAGCAGTTGACGGCGGAGTTAGAGGCGGCCTGTTCACATGGCTGTAACCCGTACGACAGGATAAAAAGCGGATTTATCCATTTCAAGACAGAGAAATTTGA GAAGGATCCCACTCTGTACGGTGCCCTAGCCAAAGGCCAAAGCCCCAAG TTTATGGTATTTGCTTGCTCAGATTCTAGAGTTTGCCCTTCTCATATCCTCAATTTCCAACCAGGAGAGGCCTTTATGGTCCGCAACATTGCTAACATGGTCCCACCATATGATAag acAAAGTACTCAGGAGCCGGAGCAGCTATTGAATATGCGGTGCTGCATTTGAAG GTTGAGCATATTGTGGTTATTGGCCACAGCTGCTGTGGTGGGATAAAGGGGCTCATGTCTATCCCAGATGATGGGACCACTGCTAG TGAATTCATAGAAAATTGGGTTCAAATCGGTTCGACCGCAAGGACCATTGTTAAGAAAGGCTGCAGTGACTTAAGTTTTGAAGAGCAATGCCTCACCTGCGAAAAG GAGGCTGTGAATGTATCACTGGGAAATCTGTTGACATATCCATTTGTGAGAGAAGGACTACTGAAGAAAACTCTGAGTGTGAAAGGTGCACACTATGATTTTGTAAAGGGAAGTTTTGAGCTGTGGGATCTTGATTTTAAGGTTACAACTTGTGTAGTTGCATGA
- the LOC110630400 gene encoding non-specific lipid-transfer protein 8, whose product MNSLRVSILIISAILPLLLAPASEAAISCSDVLKDLRPCVKYLTNGSGAPPAACCAGASALASAATTTADKRAACACIKTAAQKINPNAQLAQSLPANCGISFPYTVSPNVDCSKIS is encoded by the exons ATGAACTCTCTAAGGGTTTCAATTCTAATCATCTCTGCTATACTTCCTCTTTTGCTGGCACCAGCTTCAGAGGCTGCTATTTCATGCAGTGATGTGCTCAAGGACCTGAGACCTTGTGTCAAATACCTAACAAATGGAAGTGGGGCACCACCTGCAGCTTGCTGTGCAGGAGCCTCAGCACTTGCATCTGCCGCAACAACCACCGCTGATAAGAGGGCTGCTTGCGCCTGCATCAAAACAGCAGCACAGAAAATAAATCCAAATGCTCAATTAGCCCAATCTCTTCCAGCCAACTGCGGGATCAGCTTCCCTTACACTGTTTCACCCAACGTGGATTGCTCCAA GATTAGTTAA
- the LOC110629094 gene encoding carbonic anhydrase 2 isoform X1, whose protein sequence is MAGKFGKCMMLCCSGKVSQKEEDMANDSYEEAVAGLSKLLSEKAELGGVAAGKIKQLTAELEAACSHGCNPYDRIKSGFIHFKTEKFEKDPTLYGALAKGQSPKFMVFACSDSRVCPSHILNFQPGEAFMVRNIANMVPPYDKTKYSGAGAAIEYAVLHLKVEHIVVIGHSCCGGIKGLMSIPDDGTTASEFIENWVQIGSTARTIVKKGCSDLSFEEQCLTCEKEAVNVSLGNLLTYPFVREGLLKKTLSVKGAHYDFVKGSFELWDLDFKVTTCVVA, encoded by the exons ATGGCTGGAAAATTTGGAAAATGTATGATGTTGTGTTGTTCTGGAAAAGTCTCG CAGAAGGAAGAAGACATGGCAAACGATTCATACGAGGAAGCCGTTGCAGGACTGTCCAAGCTTCTCAG TGAGAAAGCTGAACTCGGGGGCGTCGCCGCCGGAAAAATCAAGCAGTTGACGGCGGAGTTAGAGGCGGCCTGTTCACATGGCTGTAACCCGTACGACAGGATAAAAAGCGGATTTATCCATTTCAAGACAGAGAAATTTGA GAAGGATCCCACTCTGTACGGTGCCCTAGCCAAAGGCCAAAGCCCCAAG TTTATGGTATTTGCTTGCTCAGATTCTAGAGTTTGCCCTTCTCATATCCTCAATTTCCAACCAGGAGAGGCCTTTATGGTCCGCAACATTGCTAACATGGTCCCACCATATGATAag acAAAGTACTCAGGAGCCGGAGCAGCTATTGAATATGCGGTGCTGCATTTGAAG GTTGAGCATATTGTGGTTATTGGCCACAGCTGCTGTGGTGGGATAAAGGGGCTCATGTCTATCCCAGATGATGGGACCACTGCTAG TGAATTCATAGAAAATTGGGTTCAAATCGGTTCGACCGCAAGGACCATTGTTAAGAAAGGCTGCAGTGACTTAAGTTTTGAAGAGCAATGCCTCACCTGCGAAAAG GAGGCTGTGAATGTATCACTGGGAAATCTGTTGACATATCCATTTGTGAGAGAAGGACTACTGAAGAAAACTCTGAGTGTGAAAGGTGCACACTATGATTTTGTAAAGGGAAGTTTTGAGCTGTGGGATCTTGATTTTAAGGTTACAACTTGTGTAGTTGCATGA
- the LOC110629066 gene encoding 2-methylene-furan-3-one reductase, producing METTIPNPKLRAFHSLSTNLSLPFSLRFSLTFPEASRKKSTSFRQTTSSSSLSYIPLRVSANSQAAPASTQATKVSSIPSEMKAWIYGEYGGVDVLKFDDKVSVPEVKEDQVLIKVVAAALNPVDAKRRQGKFKATDSPLPTVPGYDVAGVVVKVGSQVKELKEGDEVYGDINEKALEGPKQFGSLSEYTAVEEKLLALKPKNLDFVQAAALPLAIETAYEGLERTGFSAGKSILVLNGSGGVGSLVIQLAKQVFGASKVAATSSTRNLETLKSLGVDLAIDYTKENFEDLPEKFDVVYDAIGQCDRAVKAVKEGGSVVALTGAVTPPGFRFVVTSKGEVLKKLNPYLENGKIKPVIDPKGPFPFSQVAEAFSYIETNRATGKVVIHPIP from the exons ATGGAAACCACAATCCCAAATCCCAAACTCAGAGCCTTTCACTCACTCTCCACCAATCTCTCACTTCCATTTTCTCTGAGATTTTCCCTCACTTTCCCAGAAGCTAGTAGAAAGAAATCCACCTCTTTTAGGCAaactacttcttcttcttcactctCTTACATTCCCCTAAGAGTGTCTGCAAATTCACAAGCAGCCCCTGCTTCAACCCAAGCTACTAAAGTGTCTTCCATACCCTCTGAAATGAAGGCCTGGATTTATGGTGAATATGGAGGTGTGGATGTTTTGAAGTTTGATGATAAAGTTTCTGTGCCTGAAGTGAAAGAGGATCAGGTTTTGATCAAGGTTGTTGCTGCCGCTCTTAACCCAGTTGATGCCAAGAGAAGGCAGGGCAAGTTCAAGGCCACAGATTCTCCTCTTCCG ACTGTTCCAGGATATGATGTTGCTGGGGTGGTGGTAAAAGTGGGGAGTCAAGTGAAGGAACTAAAGGAAGGGGATGAAGTATATGGTGACATAAATGAGAAAGCACTGGAAGGCCCTAAACAATTTGGGTCATTATCTGAGTATACTGCTGTGGAAGAGAAGTTATTGGCATTGAAACCCAAGAATCTCGATTTTGTACAGGCTGCTGCACTTCCTCTTGCTATTGAGACAGCATATGAGGGTCTGGAGAGGACTGGCTTTTCTGCTGGTAAATCTATTCTTGTTTTGAATGGTTCTGGTGGCGTTGGAAGCCTAGTGATTCAG CTCGCGAAACAAGTGTTTGGCGCTTCTAAAGTTGCAGCTACATCAAGTACTAGAAATTTGGAGACTTTAAAGAGCTTGGGTGTTGATTTAGCTATTGACTACACTAAGGAGAACTTTGAAGATTTGCCAGAAAAGTTTGATGTAGTTTATGATGCCATTG GGCAATGTGATAGGGCAGTGAAAGCTGTGAAAGAAGGGGGAAGTGTAGTGGCCTTAACAGGTGCAGTGACACCACCTGGTTTTAGATTTGTGGTGACTTCCAAAGGAGAAGTTCTTAAGAAACTAAACCCATATTTGGAGAATGGAAAGATAAAGCCAGTGATTGATCCAAAAGGGCCATTCCCATTTTCTCAGGTTGCTGAAGCTTTCTCATACATTGAAACAAACAGAGCTACTGGCAAGGTAGTCATTCATCCAATTCCATGA